The sequence CAGGCCCTTCACGCGGCTGTCCACCAGCACTCGACGCGGCCGCCACCCAACCCTCAacgtggccgccgtcgcctcgcgtgcgcccgcggccaccgccgccgccgccgcacgtgcGCGCGGcttccgccacctcctcgccagcggccgccgctgccgtctgcacgcgcgcccgcggccgccgctacCGCTGTCGCCACCCAGCCCTCGACACGGCCGTCGTTGCCTTGCGTGCGcccggggccgccgccgccacctccacacGAGCCcgtggctgccgccgccgcctccgcacgcgctcgcggcggccgccgctgtCTCCGCGTGCAcccgcggccgtcgccgccgccgtcgccgcccagcCCTCGAcgcggccgtcgtcgccttgcgtgcgcgcgcggccgccaccgccgcctccgggcgcgcccgcggccgccgccgccgcccgcacccacggccgccgccgccgcctcgcccgtggccgccgccgctgcctccacgtgcagccgcccgcgcccgagcGCGTCCATGCCTCCGCCTCGCGCGCACGAAACTGACGCACAAAACCTTCTCGCCCGCACGAAACACACTCAGGCCTTATCCATTCCCTCAGGGGTAGAAAGGTAACAtatttccttttgtatttccttAACacaaaatatgggacccaccaaACGGCTGTCACAAGTGAGGGTAGATGGCTGGTTCAGATTCAAAAAGTAGAGGTAaaactgcaaaccctaaaaagtaaggATAAAACAGCAATTGGCTTCGAAAGAGGGGGCAGTGATGCAATTATCCCAATTTGTTATTATTTGTGTGTGTTTAGTTTGGTGCCAAGATCTCGATTCAATCCACTCTCCCCTAAAACTGTCCTTTGTTCGATGTCCTTCCCTGTCCCCTACCCACTCCGTCTATTTGGTTAAGCGCTTTGGTGCTAATCCAATCAAAGACCAGAAGCTCTCTCCTTCTATCACAAtgtgatctctctctctctctctctctcagactCTTGGAATCCTACGGTTAAATTGAAACCGCTCTATCGATTTGAATTCGATAATTCCCTCGAAAAATCTAAAATCATTCGACGGATTTATTTATCATACGTCAACTCAAATATCTCCAATTTTATCCTTACCTTGAGACCCTACCCGGTCGAATGGATTTGTATGCCATATGCCATTCCCAACGGGGGATCCTAATGGACGATCAATCGCCTGGAGATGAgggtagcgatcgatcccctcccctctccctccctctacctggtttccttttttggcaccatattacttttctattttagtaagtttatgcacctaaagtttatacacctcaagtttacacatctaaagtttagagacccaaagtttataaggtaaaagtttatatatccgattcaaatttgaatttgaattcaaattttttatatatatagtatttctatacatctaaagtttatacacctaaagtttatagacccaaagtttataagtcaaaagtttacataccggtttcaaatttgaatttgaattatatctgatttaaatttgaatttgaattcaaatattttctatatatagtattttttatgcatctaaagtttatagacctaaagtttataagtcaaaagtttacatacccgattcaaatttgaatttgaattatatctgattcaaatttgaatttgaattcaaatattttctatatatagtatttatatacatctaaagtttatacacttaaagttcatagacccaaagtttataagccaaaagtttacatagccgattcaaatttgaatatatatagtatttctatacataaatttttctaactttttatttttctaaaaaaatttttgtggtgtactgtagtaggaagaaaagaagggaggagaaaggggggagaggagggaggcgtaTATCGAGTATAGGGGAGGGGGCGGACGGGTGATCGCTGGGCGGAcgggggagcgatcacccgtcTATTAGCATTTCCGGTTCCCAACACCCCTCTGTGTTACCgtcattcattcattcaagcAATCACAATGACTACCGTTGAAATTGTCTATCGGACGTCAACCCCAAATCCCTAGTCGAGGGCGCGGTGTATCCATCCAAGCAAAATGCTCGAGAACCTTAAGCGTGACCCTTGCTTATCCAAATACCAAGTTAAATCCAAAAGCCCATATTTAACAGTCCATCTACAAGTGTCAATTTAAATTCCAATTTCCAAATTCTAAACTCCCTTGTAAATTTACAAAATTCCTCGAAAAGATACAAACGGTCCAGCAGTACAAGTTCAAACAAATCATTGTCCGATTATACAGTCCATTGTACAGTCCAATTATACGGAGCCAAATCAAATTACAACTCCCTAGCAAATTACAAAACTTCCTAGCAAAACATCCAAGTCTCCTATTACACTTGATCCATTCTTTTCTCTGCCAACCCAGCCCATGCCTCCCTCTCCCTTAGGCAGCCTACCataagtctactttgcctccctAAGCCGACGCAGCATGAATGCACAtaaggtgttcgatgaaatgcctgCAAGCCATCACACATATTTGAGTCAAATTGTTGCTGCCATCAAATAGCTGGGTCCCCTCCTCAACAACATCCCCTGCACCCATGCTCCCAATCCACCAAATGCATCCCCAAAACACAGGTAACATGAGTAGAGACCACACCGAATGAGAAGAGCCAAGTTCACAGAGCCACACTTACCTTGTCCTGTGGCGATGTCGACACGACCGCCACAAACCTATAAAACCGCCGCCAAAGCCCAGCACCACTGCGCCTCTCCATTTCCGTCTTCCTCTCCTGCACCTGCTCTGCCACTGTCGCCTCATTCCCAGCGCATTCGCAGCCGCTTCGCTGCTTGCTCCGCCGCGGCTGGCCACGAGCCGAGCCTCCGTTGGGCAAGGGGTTGAGGttggccgccgcgtcgtcccgTGAACCCCCTTGCACGAACAAATGAACGAACATCAGAACGATCGAACTGTGAACTTTGGAACGTAATCAAACAACAAAAGCTTGCTTTCGAACTGGAACCGAGGACGTAATCAAACTAAAAATCGAACTAAAACTGAAAACGAACCTCTATGGACGTAATCGAGCACTTGGCGCGCGAGGACGAACCGTGAGCCGAGCAGTACCTCGACGCCCGTCGACCACGCTCGGTGTGCCGCTACCCGACTGCCGCGAGGTAAGCACCTTCCCCCCTTCCTTCCCTTGCTCTCCTTCCTCCCAGCCATTCTTCTCCTTGCTGTGCCGATGCCGCCGTCGAGCGCACCGTCGCATCCTCCTCACGAGGCCGACGCCTAGCTGGCCCGCGCGCCGACCTCTACCTCCATCGCCTTTTCCCTCGAGCCAAGGctgccctccccctctccctgtCCACGCCTGGCCACCGCGCAGCCGCGCCTGGTTGTCGACCGCGCCGCCCCGACACCCCCACAGCCGCGTTGCACCGACGAGTCAATTGCCGCCTTATCATCACCCAAAACATCTTCCCCCATCCACCGACGTCACAGCCACCACGACTGCCGCCTTGCTGTCTCCCTCCTCTTtccccaccgccaccagccCGACGCGAACTCCGCCGCCCCCACCGGGTCACCACCGACactcccacccccacccacgCCGCCCGACTACTCCTTCCACCATCGCCTGCCCCTCCCCACAGCtacctccctcctcttctccttcgtgctgcCACAAAACAGTGAttctaaaccacaaaaccggatatctcgactccaaactcttaaaatcgatgcaatttgactcccttaacagTTTTGAAGgatggttttgctgacgtggagCCTACGTGGCGGTATTCACTAGGTCTCCTTTACACGTGGTGTTTAGGTGACatgtagaattaaaaaaaatatgtaggaCCCAATTATCATTGATAGGTAAaagaaattgtgggacccacgtgtcccttctctctctcccctccctcgagttccatctccctccctctcccgcggCGGGCGGAGACGGCGGTGAGCGGCGGGGGCACGGACGTGGCGTGGTGGCctgcgagcggcggaggcgcgggatgagctccaccgcctccttGCTGGCCAAGATTGAGTCGGCGGTCAACACGTAGGAGCTCAGCGACGTGCTATTCGTTTCCGCTGCAGGTGTCGTCGCGACGATTGACTGACGCGCCACACAACGAATGACGCCTCACGCTTTTTGGAGTACTCGAGATCGAACAAGCGATGCGGTGGTGGTGTGATTTCATTTCACGGGacaacgagagagaggggagggagcaTATGGATTGGGAGCAGCTGCCGATGGAAATACTACCGAGGTGGTGCAAGGCAGGGGTAACAGGTTAATAGCTGCTGATGGGAATACTGCTCGGACTAGATGTAACTGGTCCTATGTGCCTGCGTTCACCACCACATCGCATGCAACTGCGTCGTCCACGACGGCGTCGTCAGTAGAGAGGGAGGACGTCAGGACGAaggggcggcgcaggcggcgtgCCCCACGCACAGAGGCAGTCCTCGAGGTGTGAGCAAAGTGGATAGGCCTcaggcgcggcgcggaggcgagCGACCCCGGCCGGGCGACGCGACGCCCCATGTGGTGAGCTGTGGCATGGCCGCCTCGCGCGTCTCGatctgcggtggtggtggtgctccgTGCTCGGCAGGGGCCTGGCCATCTGCTGCCGCTCTTGTGCCGCCTAGTTTTGCGGCAGCAGGGCGGGCGACCCCGCGTGCCTGCGACCCTCCCCAGCTCCTTCACCCGCCGATGCCTTGCTACTGTCCGCGCCGTCCTGCGGAGGAAGAGGGTGGCGGAGGTCAAGCGCCACGTAGAAGGGTCGACGTGGGGaggaaagcggcggcggtgacagtCACGAGTAGAGAAACTATCTTTGGTCGGTTGCTCAAAATCCACAATAATCCCGGTTTAAAtaagaactgggactaaaaatgatctttagtcccggttaaaaaagcTGACGtcactttttgatctttagtcccgattggtaacaccaatcgggactaagaTCATTTTCAGTCCCGATTCGAAAGAAGGCAGGCTGTGTCAGACCCCTCTATGAGAtccatttttaatcccggttgctTTTAACAACcgagacaaaagaaaaacaaaaaaaaaaaatggcaccaCGCCTCCTCGAGAGGACCAACAGTCTTATCCTCTCATCTActcatctctcctcctctcccttatcttctccaatcttctcctcccttctcatcttctcatctccttcttctcttcttcccccttcctccccttcccctcttctccccctcccctgcGGTCGCGGCAGATCCCTCCCCGACGcaggcgcggccgcgcgcggcgagcagcggatgcagcagccgcggcggtggctgggCTGCGGCCcagcggagggcggcggcacgtgcggcagaagcggcggcggcggcggctgtgcaGCTTGGCGAAGGGCGGCGGCCAGGTGACAGCGGTAAAGCGACCagtggatttgttttttttccatggaGTTGTGATGAATTtgcttttgagaatttgtgatgtatttgatatGCGCGATgtaaatatgtgatgtatttgtgatgtttctttttagaatttgtgatgtatttgttttgattatctgtgatgtatttggatatGGTGGATTTGTAGATAATCGATTTGGGATTTGGAGATGATATTTTGTTCTGTGAttttggggatgatttggggattttggagATGATCTTTTGTTCTGTGAttttggggatgatttggggatatggtgaaatcaatattcaaagtaaaaaataataaaagaaaaaagaaaatactaacCGGATCTGgcttcatttttagtcccggttggtatggacgctctatctttagtcccggttggtaacaccaaccgggactaaagatcgatttttagtcccgggtatttgaaccgggactaaagataacaatctttagtcccggattcgtagtcccggttggaaaaccgggactacaggggggttgcaaaccgggagtaaaaaacgtttctccaccagtgagtgGAGGACGTCATCGACATCGATCCCGCCACGTGTGCCTCACGCTGTCGCCGCCTAAACGCCACGTCGACGCTATGTGGAAAGAAAGCCGAGTGAATAATGCCACGTAGGCACCTCGTCAGtaaaaccgtcctccaaaaccgctgatggagtcaaattgcaccagttTTAAGAGTTagggggtcaagatatccggttttgtggtttagggccacggattagatttcgatcacttttgactTTTGAGGCTCActaagtggacttattccttttaaGGGATAAAAACAGGTAAACAAAATTTTTGGCCCAAAAAGCCGACCTCGTCGGCTGAGGTGTGAGTTCTCGTCTGTGCCGCGGGTCCAGATCAACGATCACTCGTGGGCCGTAGGCGGAGGCGCAAGTGTGTTGTGGGTAATGGGCCAAACCAGCCCATCTAGCCTAGTCATCAACAgcataaacaaaagaaaagagaggaactAGGGTTCCTTTCCCTTCCCCCAACGCCGCCTCTTTGGAGCGACCTCCTGTCGACGCCGCGTCGGCCTCGCCCCATCCCCATAGCCATACCAGGCCTCAATCTTCCTCTCCAATCTCCTTGTGGCTAGTtcggagagcagcagcagcagcgtggGTGGTGCCGCTGCGATTCCGGAGGAGGGGCGGTAGTTCGGAGGCGGCGCGATGAGGTTGGAGAAGTGCTGGTTCTGCTCCTCCACCGTCTACCCCGGCCACGGCATCCAGTTCGTCCGCAACGACGCCAAGGTTCGCGctgtcctcctcctcatcctgtGTCTCTTCTTATTCGCATCCTGTAGGTTATGTCCCCGTTTGGGGATGTGGATGGAGAAGCGCGCCTTTCCGTGCGCCATGTTAAGGGGAAATAAAAttagaaccttttttttttttttttttggggggggggggagtcaCTGAATTCGCACACTGCACTCatcaataaatttagatagCCAGGAATTTAGATATCACGGTTGTAGTTTTTACAAAGTTTTATGTGTTTGGTGCTACTTTCCTgcattttgtttcaaaaaaaggTGGTACTATAGGCAGGATAGCTTAATTTATTACCTCCATCCTTGTGCATGGCAAGAAAACAATATACAATTAACGACTAGAGACACAGATTATATATACCCtcggtcccaaaatataaaggattttgggtgATTCATAGACCTAGGATATGTCACCtccaccaaaatcccttatattttgggacagagggagtatgtaatcTTATCTAGTGTTGCCAGTTCTCCATGTCATTATCTTGGTTCAGTAAGGGCTAGGCGCTACAGGGATGGCAGGGCTGGCTTCTAGGTCCAACCTGACTAGTGATTCTAAGCAATTAGAGATCATATTACATAAAAGTTAGACAATGAAATACTAAATAGCAGCACAAGAGGTCCCAAGGATATTTAGGCGCCTAATTGACCATCTAATGCCTAATCAAGGTGGCTAGGCACCTAGCGCCTAAATAGGTGCCTAGGCAGATCTTTAGGGCTGGCTTTTACAACACTAATTATTATCGTTGGAACTACACAAATCAAACAAGAAAGTCATATTGGCTGGCAAGGTTTCAGCAATAGAAgcaaaaaagagaggaaaattagattttttatggCTTGGGATCAATGTAATGTCTGCGCTCTTGGTtttgagaagaggaagaggtagATTGATGATTTTTGGAACCAAAAAGATAGTTATGTAACtatcttatttattttctttgttccCCAAACACCTCAAAATTTTTATTGCCACAGCATTTTAAATCCAGACACCTCTAAAGTTTCATTGGCATATCATACAAATAAATCATGGTACTCCTAGAAATCTATTGTACTTCCAAATAGGTTGAGGTACTTTGTCATATTTCTGCCAGTCTATTGTTGTTTTGTAATAACAGTGATTTAGTGGAGATATATAatcattaaatttttttttagtttgatgTCTATGTTTCTCAGTCGTTTTCCATTCTATTTTATGGTTGGAGTAGTGGTGGATGCTAAAAGCTGAGCCCTTTTTGGATAACAATGAGGCTTTCATTCAACATAAGTTGCTAGAACATATGAATCTTTATACGCCATATATAGTAAGAGTAATTAAACTAATTACATCAATCATCAAAGAGAGGTGGCTAACTACCTTTGCTGGTATTCATTCCATTAGTTTGTTATATCTGATGCTCTGCCCTATCAATGCTGTTATTTGTGATAAGTTGTGCAAAAGTTTGTTACTGCCTTTCTGGTATACTACTAAACATAACTAGTTTAGCTTTCTCTGATTAAAAGTCTTCAGAATAACACAGATGTTCTCAATTTGACCTTTTTGAGTAATATCTTGCTGTTTTGTGCATTCCTTTACATTTTTTCAATGCTGT is a genomic window of Oryza glaberrima chromosome 7, OglaRS2, whole genome shotgun sequence containing:
- the LOC127778286 gene encoding uncharacterized protein LOC127778286, whose amino-acid sequence is MAGRKESKGRKGGRCLPRGSRVAAHRAWSTGVEVLLGSRFVLARQVLDYVHRGGSRDDAAANLNPLPNGGSARGQPRRSKQRSGCECAGNEATVAEQVQERKTEMERRSGAGLWRRFYRFVAVVSTSPQDKAFHRTPYVHSCCVGLGRQSRLMVGCLREREAWAGLAEKRMDQV